One Amycolatopsis thermophila DNA segment encodes these proteins:
- a CDS encoding ArsR/SmtB family transcription factor codes for MLKHEAADRVFHALADANRRAVIERLTSGPATVSELATQLGVTVAATVQHLRVLQDSELVRSEKVGRVRTCQIDPAGLRNAEAWLQRQRTAWEHRLDRLGAVLDDRTKESGS; via the coding sequence ATGCTTAAGCATGAGGCGGCGGACCGGGTGTTCCACGCGCTCGCGGACGCGAACCGGCGGGCGGTGATCGAGCGGCTGACCTCCGGCCCGGCCACCGTGAGCGAGCTGGCGACCCAGCTCGGGGTGACCGTCGCCGCGACGGTCCAGCACCTCCGGGTGCTGCAGGACAGCGAGCTGGTGCGGTCGGAGAAGGTCGGGCGGGTCCGCACCTGCCAGATCGATCCGGCCGGCCTCCGCAACGCGGAGGCGTGGTTGCAGCGCCAGCGCACAGCGTGGGAGCACCGCCTGGACCGCCTCGGCGCGGTCCTCGACGACCGGACGAAGGAGTCAGGATCATGA
- a CDS encoding LLM class flavin-dependent oxidoreductase, whose protein sequence is MTGRSLRFGVVAPITSDMSRWRDELQGLADSGYSTILMPDVPQWQPAPGPALAVAATITDLRVGTWVYASPVRPAWITAWEAHSLSVLTEGRFEMGIGTGRPGIAGQLRELGLPVTPVGQRSSQVRDVVTALRDLDGPDLHTPVVMAVGGPKAEALAAELADTVTFVMPQIETRAATMQRVERFDDRRGVELALHVPVVGDSVAAFMAGPDTDPAAVRAADSLAFLPSDPSAAAEEIQRRREEIGFSYFVFGADAAGALAPVVAELAGR, encoded by the coding sequence ATGACAGGCAGGTCGTTGCGGTTCGGAGTCGTCGCGCCGATCACCAGTGACATGTCGAGGTGGCGTGATGAGCTACAGGGCCTGGCCGACAGTGGTTACTCGACGATCTTGATGCCCGACGTGCCGCAGTGGCAGCCGGCACCGGGCCCCGCGCTCGCCGTGGCGGCGACGATCACCGACCTGCGAGTGGGCACCTGGGTGTACGCATCTCCGGTTCGGCCTGCGTGGATCACCGCGTGGGAGGCGCACTCGCTGTCCGTGCTCACCGAGGGGCGTTTCGAGATGGGCATCGGCACCGGCCGGCCCGGGATCGCCGGCCAACTCCGTGAGCTGGGTCTGCCGGTCACCCCGGTGGGCCAGCGGTCGAGCCAAGTGCGTGACGTCGTCACGGCCCTGCGCGACCTCGACGGCCCGGACCTGCACACCCCGGTGGTGATGGCCGTGGGCGGCCCGAAGGCGGAAGCGCTCGCGGCGGAACTCGCCGACACGGTGACCTTCGTGATGCCGCAGATCGAGACGCGCGCCGCGACGATGCAACGGGTAGAACGCTTCGACGACCGTCGCGGTGTGGAATTGGCGTTGCACGTCCCCGTGGTCGGCGACTCGGTCGCCGCGTTCATGGCCGGACCCGACACCGACCCCGCCGCCGTGAGAGCCGCGGACTCGCTGGCGTTCCTGCCCAGTGATCCCTCCGCCGCTGCCGAGGAGATCCAACGGCGCCGCGAGGAAATCGGTTTCTCCTACTTCGTGTTCGGTGCCGACGCCGCCGGTGCTCTCGCGCCGGTCGTCGCTGAGCTGGCTGGACGGTGA
- a CDS encoding ArsB/NhaD family transporter — translation MSTVVAITVFAVAYLLIATERIPKMVAALAGAAVVLAFGVVGSDEAFYSHETGVDWDVIFLLLGMMIIVGILRRTGVFEFTAIWAAKRAKGKPLRVMVLLVLITASASAFLDNVTTVLLIAPVTLLVCDRLDINPVPFLIAEVMASNIGGTATLIGDPPNIIIGSRAGLTFNDFLVHMTPIVILELIVFTLILPLLFRGSFRVHPDRIADVMALNEREAIHDPVLLIKCGVVLAAVFTAFVGHSIFHIEPSVVALLGAGILVLISKSRPKDYLASVEWETLLFFAGLFIMIGALVHTGVISDLARLAGDATGGDALVAVMLILGVSAVLSGVIDNIPYVATMSPVVADLTANIADPVHAEALWWSLALGADFGGNLTAVGASANVVVLGIAKRAGTPISFWEFTRKGIVVTLITILIAAPYLWLRYFVLG, via the coding sequence ATGAGCACCGTCGTCGCGATCACGGTGTTCGCGGTCGCCTACCTGCTGATCGCCACCGAGCGCATCCCCAAGATGGTCGCCGCGCTGGCCGGCGCAGCGGTCGTGCTCGCCTTCGGCGTCGTCGGATCTGACGAGGCGTTCTACTCGCACGAGACCGGCGTCGACTGGGACGTCATCTTCCTGCTGCTCGGGATGATGATCATCGTCGGCATCCTGCGCCGCACCGGCGTTTTCGAGTTCACCGCGATCTGGGCGGCCAAGCGCGCCAAGGGCAAACCGCTGCGCGTGATGGTGCTGCTCGTGCTGATCACGGCGAGCGCCTCGGCGTTCCTGGACAACGTCACCACGGTCCTGTTGATCGCACCGGTGACGCTGCTGGTGTGCGACCGGCTGGACATCAACCCCGTGCCGTTCCTGATCGCCGAGGTGATGGCCTCCAACATCGGCGGCACGGCGACGCTGATCGGCGACCCGCCGAACATCATCATCGGCAGCCGCGCGGGCCTGACGTTCAACGACTTCCTCGTCCACATGACGCCGATCGTGATCCTCGAGCTGATCGTGTTCACACTGATCCTGCCGCTGCTGTTCCGCGGCTCCTTCCGGGTCCATCCGGACCGGATCGCCGACGTGATGGCGCTCAACGAACGAGAAGCGATCCACGACCCCGTCCTGCTGATCAAATGCGGCGTCGTGCTCGCCGCGGTGTTCACCGCCTTCGTCGGCCACTCGATCTTCCACATCGAACCGTCCGTGGTGGCGCTGCTGGGCGCCGGGATCCTCGTGCTCATCTCCAAGTCCCGGCCCAAGGACTACCTGGCCAGCGTCGAGTGGGAGACGCTGCTGTTCTTCGCCGGGCTGTTCATCATGATCGGCGCGCTCGTGCACACCGGCGTCATCAGCGACCTCGCCCGCCTCGCCGGCGACGCGACCGGGGGTGACGCCCTGGTCGCCGTCATGCTCATCCTCGGCGTCTCCGCGGTGCTGTCCGGCGTCATCGACAACATCCCGTACGTCGCCACCATGAGCCCCGTGGTCGCCGACCTCACCGCGAACATCGCCGACCCCGTGCACGCCGAAGCGCTGTGGTGGTCGCTTGCACTGGGCGCCGACTTCGGTGGCAACCTCACCGCCGTCGGTGCGAGCGCCAACGTCGTGGTCCTCGGCATCGCCAAGCGCGCCGGCACGCCCATCTCGTTCTGGGAGTTCACACGCAAGGGCATCGTGGTCACCCTGATCACGATTTTGATCGCCGCGCCCTACCTCTGGCTGCGGTACTTCGTCCTGGGTTGA
- a CDS encoding CBS domain-containing protein has product MHASQMAEEFPVVGVDSDALEAARLLAERRLPGIVVTDESGCPCSVLPASQVVRFLVPGYVQDDPTLAGVLSESMADRVVDKLAGKAVRALLPTEPVELPAVNADDTIVEVAAMMARLRCPLVAVVSDRTLVGVITASRLLELALTPH; this is encoded by the coding sequence ATGCACGCGTCGCAGATGGCCGAGGAATTCCCGGTGGTCGGTGTGGATTCCGACGCCCTGGAGGCGGCGCGGCTGCTGGCCGAGCGCAGACTGCCGGGGATCGTGGTCACCGACGAGTCGGGGTGCCCGTGCTCGGTCCTGCCCGCCTCGCAGGTGGTCCGGTTCCTGGTGCCGGGATACGTGCAGGACGACCCGACGCTGGCTGGGGTGCTGTCGGAGTCGATGGCCGACCGGGTCGTCGACAAGCTGGCCGGCAAGGCGGTACGGGCCCTGCTGCCCACCGAACCGGTGGAGCTGCCCGCGGTGAACGCCGACGACACGATCGTGGAGGTCGCCGCGATGATGGCCCGGCTGCGCTGCCCGCTGGTCGCGGTCGTGTCCGACCGGACGCTGGTCGGGGTGATCACCGCGTCCCGGCTGCTGGAGCTGGCGCTCACCCCGCACTGA
- a CDS encoding MBL fold metallo-hydrolase has product MITHLHIDHCYDLLPLGKSLLKPMLRFPGAPEFGGECRPVPLVVRAGAKELFARWSQLFPIASMPVLNRAFEMAYDVREYEPGALFGFGDCAVELHELVHSAPNCGIHVTDAERTLAYTGDTGMTDALVKLAADADVVLCEATLRATDTTGHGYLSAAAAGRAATGCTACSPSPERNSPAGSGWPRRGRRCCADRPDGGTTGRPPTARRSSPTAARSPPRTAERGRW; this is encoded by the coding sequence GTGATCACCCACCTGCACATCGACCACTGCTATGACCTGCTTCCGCTGGGCAAGTCGCTGCTCAAGCCGATGCTGCGGTTCCCCGGCGCCCCCGAGTTCGGCGGCGAGTGCCGGCCGGTGCCGCTGGTGGTCCGGGCCGGGGCGAAGGAGCTGTTTGCGCGGTGGTCGCAGCTGTTCCCGATCGCGTCGATGCCGGTGCTGAACCGGGCGTTCGAGATGGCCTACGACGTGCGCGAGTACGAGCCGGGCGCGCTGTTCGGGTTCGGTGACTGCGCGGTGGAGCTGCACGAGCTGGTGCACTCCGCGCCCAACTGCGGGATCCACGTGACTGACGCTGAACGGACCCTGGCCTACACCGGCGACACCGGCATGACCGATGCACTGGTCAAGCTCGCCGCCGACGCCGATGTGGTCCTGTGCGAAGCGACGCTGCGCGCCACCGACACGACCGGCCACGGCTACCTCAGCGCCGCCGCGGCCGGCCGCGCCGCGACTGGCTGCACGGCCTGCTCACCGAGTCCGGAACGGAATTCGCCGGCCGGATCCGGCTGGCCGAGACGGGGCAGACGCTGCTGTGCTGATCGGCCCGACGGCGGGACCACCGGTCGACCGCCGACGGCCCGGAGATCCTCGCCTACCGCCGCGAGAAGTCCACCGAGAACGGCCGAACGTGGACGGTGGTGA
- a CDS encoding alpha/beta fold hydrolase: protein MATVDLRGRGEAKPALREGPDFGYRELIEADLPAAAAALRSRFPGAPLHPFGHILGGQIALLFTAVHPDEVAGMVTIGTGTVFWRAFGPRRWVEALWKIQWIGLVAKVRGWWPGGVLIPRAMAVLGPPVAAWITEGQLPG, encoded by the coding sequence GTGGCGACGGTGGACCTGCGCGGCCGGGGTGAGGCGAAGCCGGCGCTGCGGGAGGGGCCGGACTTCGGGTACCGGGAGCTGATCGAGGCCGACCTGCCCGCGGCGGCCGCGGCGCTGCGGTCGCGGTTCCCGGGCGCGCCGCTGCACCCGTTCGGGCACATCCTGGGCGGGCAGATCGCGCTGCTGTTCACGGCCGTGCACCCGGACGAGGTCGCCGGGATGGTCACGATCGGCACCGGGACGGTGTTCTGGCGCGCGTTCGGGCCGCGGCGGTGGGTCGAGGCACTGTGGAAGATCCAGTGGATCGGGTTGGTCGCCAAGGTCCGCGGGTGGTGGCCGGGCGGGGTGCTGATCCCCCGCGCGATGGCGGTGCTCGGCCCGCCTGTCGCCGCCTGGATCACGGAGGGACAGCTGCCCGGCTGA
- a CDS encoding type II toxin-antitoxin system VapC family toxin → MTAGDVLLDTSAVLAWLRKEPGADVVDPVLPGSVMSAVNWAELATKLAQYGLPVERTLTRLQALGIRVVPFDAATAVTAGLLWEAGKAAGLSLGDRACLATALTREGPVTVFTADSAWADVDGVAASVKLIR, encoded by the coding sequence ATGACCGCGGGGGACGTCCTTCTCGACACGTCAGCGGTGCTCGCGTGGCTGCGGAAGGAGCCGGGCGCCGACGTCGTCGATCCGGTGCTGCCCGGTTCGGTGATGTCTGCCGTCAACTGGGCTGAGCTGGCGACGAAACTGGCCCAGTACGGTTTGCCGGTCGAACGCACGCTCACTCGCCTGCAGGCGCTCGGTATTCGTGTCGTTCCGTTCGACGCGGCGACCGCGGTCACCGCCGGCCTGCTGTGGGAGGCGGGAAAGGCGGCTGGGCTGTCGCTCGGTGATCGAGCGTGTCTCGCCACCGCCCTGACCCGGGAGGGCCCGGTGACCGTGTTCACCGCCGACAGCGCCTGGGCGGACGTCGACGGGGTGGCCGCATCAGTCAAGCTGATCCGCTGA
- a CDS encoding AbrB/MazE/SpoVT family DNA-binding domain-containing protein, protein MAVGEDLQSVNFTPAKDGRVVVPAQMRNAVGWDGPMVMYVEDGRVVIEPRAHLAERIRDEVAEAWRGAGSAVDELIAERRSEAAREAGE, encoded by the coding sequence ATGGCGGTCGGCGAGGATCTGCAGAGCGTGAACTTCACCCCGGCGAAGGACGGCCGGGTAGTGGTGCCTGCGCAGATGCGGAATGCGGTGGGCTGGGATGGGCCCATGGTGATGTATGTCGAGGACGGCCGGGTGGTGATCGAACCGCGCGCCCACCTCGCTGAGCGAATCAGAGACGAGGTCGCGGAGGCATGGCGAGGCGCCGGCTCCGCCGTCGACGAACTGATCGCCGAGCGGCGGTCGGAAGCTGCCCGGGAAGCCGGCGAATGA
- a CDS encoding alpha/beta fold hydrolase, whose product MPTIAVRDTTIYYEQAGTGPALLFIHGMCGDARVWAGQVERLSARFTCLTYDRRGHTRSGRGSEPESVPTHAADAAALIETLGLRQPVVVGSSGGARIAVEVARTCPGLLAGAVFSEPPIFSLQPEAGQAFMTEIAAAVRPAAEAGGAAAAVDAFFPLVCPGLWSHLDETAKDRYRANGPMMLAEFAGPSYRFSADDAATIALPCLVLAGTTSHPALRAIASTLARALVDARFVELEGSGHVTYAERPDEFARAVAAFATEVTTGVPNATV is encoded by the coding sequence ATGCCCACCATCGCAGTGCGCGACACCACCATCTACTACGAGCAGGCCGGCACCGGTCCGGCGCTGCTGTTCATCCACGGCATGTGCGGAGACGCCCGCGTGTGGGCGGGCCAGGTCGAACGCCTGTCCGCTCGGTTCACCTGCCTCACCTACGACCGCCGCGGCCATACCCGCAGTGGGCGGGGCAGTGAGCCCGAGTCCGTGCCGACCCACGCCGCGGACGCCGCCGCCCTGATCGAGACGCTCGGCCTACGCCAACCGGTCGTGGTCGGCTCGTCCGGCGGCGCCCGGATCGCCGTCGAGGTCGCTCGCACCTGCCCGGGCCTCCTGGCGGGGGCGGTGTTCTCCGAGCCGCCGATCTTCAGTCTCCAACCGGAGGCCGGGCAGGCCTTCATGACCGAGATCGCCGCCGCCGTGCGCCCCGCAGCCGAAGCCGGCGGCGCCGCCGCAGCGGTCGACGCCTTCTTCCCGCTGGTCTGCCCCGGCCTGTGGTCCCATCTCGACGAGACGGCCAAGGACCGCTACCGGGCCAACGGGCCGATGATGCTCGCCGAGTTCGCGGGCCCGTCCTACCGGTTCAGCGCCGACGACGCGGCCACGATCGCCTTGCCGTGCCTGGTGCTGGCCGGCACCACCAGCCACCCCGCGCTGCGAGCGATCGCCTCCACCCTGGCCCGTGCGCTGGTCGATGCGCGCTTCGTCGAACTGGAGGGGTCCGGGCACGTGACCTACGCCGAGCGGCCGGACGAGTTCGCCCGCGCGGTGGCCGCCTTCGCGACCGAGGTCACCACGGGCGTCCCCAACGCAACCGTCTGA
- a CDS encoding HD domain-containing phosphohydrolase: protein MAPDAEPVKLRLVELLGAVSLATDLGTGQSHFHGVRTSVLAAALARALGLDDASVAAAQQVALLRFLGCTADAGETARMTGGDDLAFLAGMAPAALGGKAEMGRQLVRTVGAGQRPLRRAALVAGALADPAGAKRSLSAHCEVAAMLAARLGASATVREALAHGYERWDGAGFPDGLAGEAVPPAVRVAVVARDAAMWWQISRAELAEVLHARRGRAYDPAVVDACVAVGPGVLSRLEESDVWEAMLAADPGGDEIAGAGLDLALEAVADFTDLKSPWTRGHSPRVAELATAAARRLGMTPEDTTTVRRAAAVHDLGRVGVPNGIWDRPGPLGVAEWERVRLHPYLTESTLACCPALAGLGRLAGAHHERLDGSGYHRRTRELGMRERVLAAADVVAALGEDRPHRPALTAPRISDTVMAEMKAGQLDPAAVEAVLAAAGQPTAWARRSGWPAGLTDREVEVLRLITRGRTNRQVAAGLHLSVKTVGRHIENLYAKIGVNSRAAAAVFAMEHRLLGS from the coding sequence ATGGCACCCGATGCCGAGCCGGTGAAGCTGCGTCTGGTCGAGCTGCTGGGTGCCGTGTCGCTGGCCACCGACCTCGGGACGGGCCAATCACACTTCCACGGTGTGCGGACGTCGGTGTTGGCGGCGGCTCTCGCCCGGGCGTTGGGCCTGGACGACGCGTCCGTTGCCGCCGCCCAGCAGGTGGCGTTGCTGCGTTTCCTCGGTTGCACGGCGGACGCGGGGGAGACGGCCCGGATGACCGGTGGCGACGATCTCGCGTTCCTGGCCGGCATGGCCCCTGCGGCGCTGGGCGGCAAGGCGGAGATGGGCCGGCAGTTGGTGCGTACGGTCGGCGCCGGGCAACGGCCGCTGCGACGGGCGGCGCTCGTGGCGGGCGCGCTCGCTGACCCTGCCGGGGCGAAGCGGTCGTTGTCGGCGCACTGCGAGGTGGCGGCGATGCTCGCCGCACGCCTCGGTGCGTCCGCGACGGTGCGCGAGGCGCTGGCACACGGCTACGAGCGCTGGGACGGCGCCGGATTCCCCGACGGTCTGGCCGGCGAGGCGGTGCCGCCGGCGGTGCGGGTGGCGGTGGTTGCCCGGGACGCCGCGATGTGGTGGCAAATCAGCCGGGCGGAGCTGGCTGAGGTGCTGCACGCCCGGCGGGGCCGGGCCTATGACCCCGCGGTGGTCGACGCGTGTGTGGCGGTCGGCCCGGGCGTGCTCAGCCGGCTGGAGGAGTCCGATGTGTGGGAGGCGATGCTGGCCGCCGACCCGGGCGGTGACGAGATCGCCGGCGCGGGCCTGGATCTGGCGCTGGAGGCGGTCGCCGACTTCACCGACCTGAAGTCGCCCTGGACGCGGGGGCACTCCCCGCGGGTGGCCGAACTGGCCACCGCCGCCGCCAGGCGCCTGGGGATGACGCCCGAGGACACCACCACGGTGCGGCGGGCGGCGGCGGTGCACGACCTCGGCCGAGTGGGTGTCCCCAACGGGATCTGGGACCGGCCGGGTCCGCTGGGGGTGGCGGAGTGGGAGCGGGTGCGGCTGCACCCGTACCTGACCGAGTCGACCCTGGCCTGCTGCCCGGCATTGGCAGGCCTGGGCCGGCTCGCCGGGGCCCACCATGAGCGGCTCGACGGCTCGGGCTACCACCGCCGCACCCGAGAGCTGGGCATGCGCGAGCGGGTGCTGGCGGCCGCGGATGTGGTGGCGGCCTTGGGCGAGGACCGACCCCACCGCCCGGCGCTGACCGCCCCGCGGATCAGCGACACCGTCATGGCCGAGATGAAGGCCGGCCAGCTCGACCCCGCCGCGGTCGAGGCCGTGCTGGCTGCCGCGGGCCAGCCCACCGCGTGGGCACGACGGTCAGGGTGGCCCGCGGGCCTGACCGACCGCGAGGTCGAGGTGCTGCGCCTGATCACCCGGGGGCGTACCAACAGGCAGGTCGCGGCCGGACTGCACCTGTCGGTCAAAACCGTGGGCCGGCACATCGAGAACCTCTACGCCAAGATCGGCGTCAACTCGCGCGCCGCCGCAGCGGTGTTCGCGATGGAACACCGCCTCCTCGGCTCGTGA
- a CDS encoding TetR/AcrR family transcriptional regulator has translation MSVQERKARERAERERLILATARELAEQQGWDAVTTRRLAERIEYSQPVLYSHFRGKREIIGAVALEGAAEMAAAVRAAASAADGPRARVIALARAYLDFAARNPAVYDAMFQLDGGLAFARADTPEPLKDAFAALLESLAEVAGDGVHPALFTEVFWAALHGLATLTWAGRLPPEDAERRTELLVDRLAVL, from the coding sequence ATGTCGGTACAGGAACGCAAGGCACGCGAACGGGCGGAGCGCGAACGCCTGATCTTGGCCACGGCCCGGGAACTCGCCGAGCAGCAGGGCTGGGACGCGGTCACCACTCGCCGGCTCGCCGAGCGCATCGAGTACAGCCAGCCCGTCCTCTACAGCCACTTCCGCGGCAAGCGCGAGATCATCGGCGCCGTCGCGCTGGAAGGCGCCGCCGAGATGGCGGCGGCGGTGCGGGCCGCGGCCTCCGCCGCGGACGGCCCGCGCGCCCGGGTCATCGCCCTCGCCCGCGCCTACCTCGACTTCGCCGCGCGCAACCCGGCGGTCTACGACGCCATGTTCCAGCTCGACGGCGGGCTGGCGTTCGCGAGGGCGGACACTCCAGAACCTCTGAAGGACGCCTTCGCCGCCCTGCTGGAGAGCCTCGCCGAGGTCGCCGGCGACGGCGTCCACCCGGCGTTGTTCACCGAGGTGTTCTGGGCGGCCCTGCACGGGCTGGCGACCCTGACCTGGGCGGGACGGCTGCCACCGGAGGACGCCGAGCGGAGGACGGAGCTGCTGGTGGACCGGCTCGCCGTGCTCTGA
- a CDS encoding ATP-binding protein has translation MVGSAGESTEAWARTRASAQAVFGDARRCVERYLDSARHVEIQVLADTNGGVVHLGAWDCSLQRRHQKLVEESQAPRLSPDVVAEMGEAAVAGARAAGCGI, from the coding sequence GTGGTCGGCTCGGCCGGCGAGTCCACCGAGGCGTGGGCGCGGACCCGGGCGAGCGCCCAGGCGGTGTTCGGTGACGCGCGGCGCTGCGTGGAGCGCTACCTCGACAGCGCGCGGCACGTGGAGATCCAGGTGCTCGCCGACACGAACGGCGGCGTGGTGCACCTGGGCGCGTGGGACTGCTCGCTGCAGCGGCGGCACCAGAAGCTCGTCGAGGAGTCCCAGGCGCCGCGGTTGTCCCCGGACGTCGTGGCTGAGATGGGTGAGGCCGCGGTGGCTGGCGCCCGGGCCGCCGGGTGTGGGATCTAG